The genome window CCGGGAACCTCCCGTGACATGATGCGACGGACTTTTTTAAGTTCCTCCATGAGGTTTACCTTGGTATGGAGACGGCCGGCGGTGTCGACGATGAGGATGTCCGCGCCACGGGCCACGGCCGCCTTGATGCTGTCGAACACCACGGCCGACGGATCCGCCCCTTCCTTGTGGCGGATCACGTCGACACCGGTCCGCTCGCCCCATATCTGGAGCTGCTCGGCGGCAGCGGCGCGGAAGGTGTCGCCGGCGGCCAGAATCACTTTTTTCCCCTGGGCGGTAAACCGGGCCGCGAGCTTGCCGATGGTAGTGGTCTTGCCGACCCCGTTGACGCCGATGACCATGATGACGAAGGGGGAGGCACCCGTCACGTCCAGTTGATGGGCATCACGGGCAAGGCGGCCGTGGATATCCTCCTTGAGCGCCTCCCGGAGGCTTCGCCGTCCTTGAGCTCATTGCGGGAGAGACGTTGCTCCAGCCCCCTGATCAACTCCACAGTGGTCTGGACGCCCAGATCGGCAGTGATGAGTATCTCCTCCAGTTCCTCAAGGGTGTCGGCGTCAATCTCCTTCTTGCCGAGCACGAGGCGATCAATGCGCCCCACTAGGCTGTCGCGGGTCTTACTCAGCCCCTGTTTGAGCCGCTCGAACAATCCGGGGCGCCGATCCTCCTGCTCCGGCGGTGCGGCGGCATCCGCGGTGGCGGGAGTCGCTTCATTGACTGCCTCTTCCTGCTCACGCTCGCCACCGGTGACCTTACCCCAGAGTCCCTTGAAAAAGCCTTTCCGTTCTTCCGCCATCTCAGTATATCTCCTTGGCCAGACGTTCCACGGCCGATCTGAAGTCAATGAGCGCCCGGCCGGGAATGGCGCCACGCTCCAGTGTCATGACAAGTGAATAGTCATCCCCCACCGGGCCCACGATGGCGCGGACACCCGCCGTGGTGATGACCGCCTCAAGGACGGCTCCACCGGCAAGCCGCTCCTGGAGCTCCTTGAGGTGGGCGAGGAGGATGCCCTTATGGGCACCGATGATCTTGATTTCATAATCGTCCATGAGGGCATGCTGTGCAACAGCCTCCCCCTCCCAGTCGGCGAGGATTGCTCCGGTTGCGCCGGGAACGGCATCGACCAGTTCGGTCAGAATCCTTTTGAACGGCACGAATCACCTCGGACGTTTGGTTAGTTCAGTTTGACCGACACGCTCTTCGACACGCCGGGCTCCTCCATGGTCACGCCGTAGAGGGTGTCGGCAACGGCCATGGTTGCCTTGTTGTGGGTAATGATGATGAACTGCGACACCTCGCTCATCTCACGCACCATGTCGTTGAACCGGCCGATATTGGCGTCGTCGAGAGGGGCGTCGACCTCGTCCAGAAGACAGAAGGGCGTCGGCTTGATGAGGAAGATGGAAAAGATGAGCGCCACCGCGGTGAGGGCCTTCTCACCGCCCGAGAGCAGGGTCACGTTCTGGAGTTTTTTCCCTGGCGGCTGAACAATGATATCGATCCCGGTTTCCAGCAGGTCTTCCTCGTTGGTGAGCCGCAGTTCAGCCCGACCGCCGCAGAACAGCCGGGGAAACACCTCCTGGAACTTCCCGTTGACCAGGGTGAAGGTTTCCAAAAAACGCTTGCGGGTGGTCCGGTTGATCCGTTGGATAGCCTGCTGGAGCGACTGAAGCGACTCTTCCAGGTCTTCTTTCTGCGATGAAAGGAACGCGAACCGCTCCTCCAACTCCCGGTAT of Geobacter anodireducens contains these proteins:
- a CDS encoding GTPase, producing the protein MPFKRILTELVDAVPGATGAILADWEGEAVAQHALMDDYEIKIIGAHKGILLAHLKELQERLAGGAVLEAVITTAGVRAIVGPVGDDYSLVMTLERGAIPGRALIDFRSAVERLAKEIY